One Chordicoccus furentiruminis DNA window includes the following coding sequences:
- a CDS encoding zinc-binding dehydrogenase: MDHVLDTLGDRELPNEFRVLKEGGNLVSLRGLPNGRFARRNGMPLFKRLLFQLAGSQYARMAAAKKQTYDFLFVHEDGSQLDRIGRLFDKEHPLETSIDTVYDLEEINKALTKVKQGKSKGKTIITVGEQ, translated from the coding sequence GTGGATCATGTCCTGGATACGCTGGGCGATCGCGAGCTTCCGAATGAATTCAGGGTGCTGAAAGAAGGCGGAAACCTGGTTTCCCTGCGCGGACTGCCGAACGGACGATTCGCCAGAAGAAACGGCATGCCGTTATTCAAGCGGCTTCTCTTCCAGCTGGCAGGCAGTCAATATGCCCGTATGGCGGCAGCGAAAAAACAGACCTATGACTTCCTGTTCGTGCACGAGGATGGCAGCCAGTTAGACAGGATCGGCAGGCTGTTTGATAAGGAACACCCACTGGAAACATCGATTGATACCGTTTATGATTTAGAGGAGATCAACAAGGCGCTTACCAAGGTGAAGCAGGGGAAGTCCAAAGGTAAGACAATTATCACAGTGGGTGAGCAATAA
- a CDS encoding helicase-related protein, whose protein sequence is MPELVSSQWKVSMSDSERKTYEAMKRDLAVQMKDGEVTAANAAALTGKLSQLANGAVYTDTGEVTVLHDRKLDALEDIIEARNGKPLLTAYWFRHDLERIERRLSERKIPFERIDSDESIRRWNDGKIAVGLIHPASAGHGLNLQGAKDGNCIVWFGIPWSLELYTQTIDRI, encoded by the coding sequence ATGCCGGAACTTGTCTCCTCACAGTGGAAGGTTTCCATGTCGGATTCCGAGAGAAAAACATATGAGGCGATGAAACGGGACCTTGCTGTTCAGATGAAGGACGGAGAGGTCACAGCCGCGAATGCGGCGGCTCTGACCGGGAAGCTGAGCCAGCTTGCGAACGGGGCTGTCTATACCGACACGGGCGAGGTCACGGTCCTTCATGACCGTAAGCTGGATGCCCTGGAGGACATCATCGAAGCAAGAAACGGGAAACCGCTTCTCACGGCCTACTGGTTCCGGCACGATCTGGAAAGGATTGAGCGGAGGCTTTCAGAACGGAAGATCCCGTTCGAGCGGATCGACTCGGACGAAAGCATCCGCAGGTGGAACGATGGGAAGATCGCTGTCGGGCTCATCCATCCGGCAAGCGCGGGACACGGGCTGAACCTGCAAGGGGCAAAAGACGGAAACTGCATCGTCTGGTTCGGAATCCCGTGGAGCCTGGAACTCTATACCCAGACCATCGATCGAATCTAA
- a CDS encoding NADP-dependent oxidoreductase, producing the protein MKAAVLTHYDKKGTELDIREISTPIPEEDEVLVKIMTAGVNPLDNMIIRGKVKLIVPYEMPLVMGNEFAGVVEKTGKNVAGFKPGDRVYGRMPLKKIGAFAEYAAVKETALAVIPEYLSFEEAATVPLTALTAMQAFEVMDVHAGESVFVSGGTGSLGAMAIPVAKSLGLHVYTNGSGDNEERVRKVGGGKIHRLQERKLCGCSL; encoded by the coding sequence ATGAAGGCGGCAGTATTGACACATTATGATAAAAAAGGAACAGAGCTGGATATCCGGGAGATTTCGACACCGATTCCAGAAGAGGATGAAGTTCTGGTGAAGATTATGACAGCGGGGGTCAACCCCCTGGATAACATGATCATCCGCGGGAAGGTAAAGCTCATTGTTCCCTATGAGATGCCACTCGTGATGGGCAATGAATTTGCCGGCGTTGTGGAAAAAACCGGGAAGAACGTTGCCGGCTTTAAGCCGGGGGACCGCGTGTATGGGAGAATGCCGCTGAAGAAGATCGGAGCCTTCGCTGAGTATGCTGCGGTGAAAGAGACGGCACTGGCTGTTATTCCGGAGTATCTCTCCTTCGAGGAAGCGGCGACGGTTCCCCTGACAGCGCTGACTGCGATGCAGGCGTTTGAGGTTATGGATGTGCATGCCGGAGAATCTGTCTTTGTTTCCGGAGGGACCGGAAGTCTTGGTGCTATGGCGATTCCGGTGGCAAAGAGCCTTGGCCTGCACGTTTACACCAATGGCAGCGGTGATAATGAAGAGCGCGTCAGAAAAGTGGGGGGCGGAAAGATTCATCGACTACAGGAAAGAAAACTATGCGGATGTTCTCTCTGA
- a CDS encoding nitroreductase family protein — MNTETIKARKSVRTYEEQQIPEQTMRQIREFLNRDDNPFGVPITFSILDADKDGVSSPVILGAHTYVAGKYQKQKNAEIAFGYSFEKFILYATSLGLGTVWLAATIDRKAFEKAVNLGEDEVMPAVTPLGYAAQKRSVRENLMRKGMKSDQRLPFEKLFFEGDFQHPIQEENAGEWASPLAMVRLAPSATNKQPWRAVIEGNRVHFYEVKTKGYAKEATGDIQKVDLGIALCHFEIAAEEAGIRGGFMQTEPGITTAEGTEYIATYAGEKK, encoded by the coding sequence ATGAATACAGAAACAATCAAAGCCAGAAAAAGCGTAAGAACTTATGAGGAGCAGCAGATACCGGAACAGACGATGCGGCAGATACGGGAATTCCTGAACCGGGATGACAATCCGTTCGGGGTTCCGATTACATTTTCAATTCTTGACGCGGATAAGGATGGAGTCAGCAGCCCGGTGATCCTGGGGGCACATACCTATGTGGCAGGGAAATATCAGAAGCAGAAAAATGCTGAGATCGCGTTTGGCTATTCTTTTGAGAAGTTTATTCTCTATGCGACATCCTTAGGACTCGGAACAGTATGGCTGGCTGCGACGATTGATCGTAAGGCATTTGAAAAAGCGGTAAATCTCGGAGAAGATGAAGTGATGCCAGCGGTAACGCCTCTGGGGTATGCTGCACAGAAGCGCTCCGTGCGGGAGAATCTGATGAGAAAGGGAATGAAATCAGACCAGCGCCTGCCGTTTGAAAAACTTTTCTTTGAGGGTGACTTCCAGCATCCGATCCAGGAAGAGAACGCGGGTGAATGGGCAAGCCCTCTTGCCATGGTACGCCTTGCTCCTTCCGCGACGAATAAGCAGCCGTGGAGAGCGGTGATAGAGGGGAACAGAGTTCATTTCTACGAAGTAAAAACCAAAGGCTATGCCAAGGAAGCGACCGGTGATATTCAAAAAGTCGACTTAGGGATAGCACTCTGTCATTTCGAGATTGCGGCAGAAGAAGCCGGAATTCGAGGAGGATTTATGCAGACCGAACCGGGAATCACTACCGCAGAAGGCACAGAATATATTGCCACTTACGCAGGGGAGAAAAAGTGA
- a CDS encoding L-2-amino-thiazoline-4-carboxylic acid hydrolase, producing the protein MASNAYFAYVFVGAWLGTEKKLTPEDMGLVMTDVLKRVRFFFSMTDMNRTPEKWYRDMKKYEKWYDAGNGEKYPTTWKVHFDEGIHRDGSFYYFSACPICSYLTGKGMGEIMPALCATDPVMFEYQHGKLHREHTIAGGDAACDYWIVGDKIDNPR; encoded by the coding sequence ATGGCATCCAACGCCTATTTCGCCTACGTCTTTGTGGGCGCGTGGCTCGGTACGGAGAAAAAGCTCACGCCGGAGGATATGGGACTCGTCATGACCGATGTGCTGAAAAGGGTCAGGTTCTTTTTCAGCATGACCGACATGAACAGGACACCCGAAAAGTGGTATCGTGACATGAAAAAATACGAGAAATGGTACGATGCCGGAAACGGCGAAAAGTACCCCACAACCTGGAAAGTCCATTTCGATGAGGGCATTCACCGGGACGGCAGCTTCTATTACTTTTCCGCTTGCCCGATTTGCAGCTATCTGACCGGCAAGGGAATGGGAGAGATCATGCCTGCCCTGTGCGCAACCGATCCTGTGATGTTTGAGTATCAGCACGGGAAATTACACCGGGAGCATACAATTGCAGGCGGCGATGCGGCCTGCGACTACTGGATCGTGGGCGATAAGATTGACAATCCGCGGTAG
- the istB gene encoding IS21-like element helper ATPase IstB → MMTAKEQTGILDDINGYCKKLFFTAAIPEMCQTDGTPKQIEYLRDALKKEIENREINHIHRLIKRACFPVYKTFDGYDFCQTKLPPALAKEDLLNVSFIEKKQNLVLYGPVGLGKTHMAIAAGVLACKKGYKVRFYTVTELVLKLAEARKNGTLERLRTTLNQQDLLILDEWGYVPVDRDGSELLFQVISDSYESRSLILTTNIEFSKWGGIFTDEQMAAAMIDRLVHHGHLIMFDGKSYRMQHALMRQTVPRNEEIVS, encoded by the coding sequence ATGATGACAGCAAAGGAACAGACCGGGATACTCGACGACATCAACGGTTACTGCAAAAAACTGTTTTTCACGGCAGCAATCCCAGAAATGTGCCAGACGGATGGTACCCCTAAGCAGATCGAGTATCTGCGCGATGCCCTCAAAAAGGAAATCGAAAATCGGGAGATCAATCACATCCACCGGCTGATCAAACGAGCCTGCTTCCCCGTTTATAAAACCTTTGATGGCTATGACTTTTGCCAAACCAAACTGCCTCCAGCTCTGGCAAAAGAGGATCTGTTAAATGTCTCTTTCATCGAAAAGAAGCAGAACCTGGTTCTCTATGGACCAGTGGGGCTTGGGAAGACACACATGGCAATCGCCGCAGGCGTACTGGCCTGCAAAAAAGGCTATAAGGTGCGTTTCTATACGGTGACTGAATTGGTTCTGAAACTCGCCGAGGCGCGAAAAAACGGTACGCTGGAGCGCCTGAGAACAACTCTTAACCAACAGGACCTGCTGATCCTCGATGAGTGGGGGTATGTGCCGGTAGATCGGGATGGATCCGAGCTGCTTTTTCAGGTGATATCGGACAGCTACGAAAGCAGGAGTCTGATTCTGACCACAAATATCGAATTTTCAAAATGGGGAGGCATCTTTACGGATGAACAGATGGCTGCCGCGATGATTGACCGTCTCGTCCATCATGGACACTTAATCATGTTCGACGGGAAAAGTTATCGGATGCAGCATGCATTGATGCGCCAGACAGTACCCCGGAATGAAGAAATCGTGTCCTGA
- the istB gene encoding IS21-like element helper ATPase IstB has product MITAIARTEMEESIQACCKSLFLTSAIPEFIKEDGTPKQIEYLAAALRKEVVRRDENKRERLVKRARFPVYKTFDGYEYRCVKLPPALSKEDLEAVRFIEHKHNLVLYGPVGVGKTHMAIAAGVNACRKGYKVRFYTVTELVLKLAEARKNGTLERLRSDLNSLDLLILDEWGYVPVDRDGSQLLFRVISDSYESKSLILTTNLEFSKWGSIFTDDQMAAAMIDRLVHHGHLLLFEGNSYRMEHALMKQTARQPGAGVVKGTDRLT; this is encoded by the coding sequence ATGATCACGGCAATCGCCAGAACTGAGATGGAAGAAAGCATACAAGCCTGTTGCAAGTCCCTGTTTCTTACTTCCGCGATCCCGGAGTTCATCAAGGAAGACGGCACGCCGAAGCAGATCGAATATCTTGCGGCTGCCCTCCGAAAAGAAGTTGTCCGCAGGGACGAGAACAAGCGCGAACGTCTGGTCAAACGCGCCCGGTTCCCGGTTTATAAAACGTTCGACGGATATGAATACCGCTGTGTAAAACTTCCGCCGGCGCTATCCAAAGAAGATCTGGAAGCTGTCCGTTTCATAGAGCATAAGCATAACCTTGTCCTTTATGGGCCCGTAGGTGTTGGCAAGACCCATATGGCGATCGCCGCCGGCGTGAATGCCTGCCGGAAAGGATACAAGGTGCGCTTTTATACAGTGACGGAACTTGTCCTGAAACTGGCAGAGGCCAGGAAGAATGGAACGCTCGAGAGGCTCCGCAGTGATCTGAACTCCCTTGATCTGCTAATTCTGGATGAGTGGGGATATGTCCCGGTAGACCGTGACGGATCCCAGCTCCTGTTCCGCGTAATATCAGACAGTTATGAGAGCAAAAGCCTCATTCTTACTACCAATCTGGAATTCTCTAAATGGGGCAGCATATTTACTGATGACCAGATGGCCGCGGCGATGATTGACCGTCTTGTCCATCACGGGCATCTGCTCCTCTTCGAAGGAAACAGCTACCGTATGGAGCATGCGCTGATGAAGCAGACGGCACGCCAGCCTGGAGCGGGCGTTGTCAAGGGGACAGACCGCTTGACGTGA
- a CDS encoding class I SAM-dependent DNA methyltransferase, giving the protein MGFLKKYFSQTRKPEGLPGKIMLSTMNSGHAKLADWGMGHLSEISPKEIIELGCGAGRNAGELLKRYPAAKLTAIDYSPLSVGKAAEYNKAMIGSGRCRVQQGDVSDLQLEENRYDLATAFETIYFWPGLERCFVQVAKILKPGGYFLICNESDGKDAAGKKFEGIIDGMTCYTLGQIEDALKTAGFSEVATDHHPNKPWITVLARK; this is encoded by the coding sequence ATGGGATTTTTGAAGAAATATTTCAGTCAAACGCGTAAGCCGGAAGGTTTGCCGGGCAAAATCATGCTCAGCACTATGAATTCCGGTCACGCGAAGCTGGCGGACTGGGGGATGGGACATTTGTCCGAAATCTCACCGAAGGAAATCATTGAGCTTGGCTGCGGTGCGGGACGTAACGCTGGAGAACTGCTGAAACGTTATCCGGCCGCCAAGCTGACAGCGATCGACTACTCACCGCTTTCCGTTGGAAAAGCGGCGGAATATAACAAGGCAATGATAGGCAGCGGACGCTGCAGGGTGCAGCAGGGCGACGTGTCGGACTTGCAACTCGAAGAAAATCGGTATGACCTTGCCACCGCCTTTGAAACAATTTACTTCTGGCCGGGGCTTGAAAGATGTTTTGTGCAGGTGGCGAAGATTTTAAAACCGGGCGGATACTTCCTTATCTGCAACGAATCGGACGGCAAAGATGCCGCTGGCAAGAAGTTCGAGGGCATCATCGACGGCATGACCTGTTATACCCTGGGGCAGATCGAGGATGCACTGAAAACGGCAGGCTTTTCGGAGGTCGCTACCGACCATCATCCGAACAAACCGTGGATCACGGTCCTGGCAAGAAAGTGA
- a CDS encoding DUF1295 domain-containing protein codes for MALKFLILLLLALIASSCGFKKYVYFISIGYGAAVALIGAGLLVMFRDGLTIGTILQSALFIAYGCRLAGYLTFREVKTNYNRRMKGEIKSGKDISLGGKLGIWISAACLYVLETSPVLYRLMNGSGTDVLCIVGFCISLAGLVLETTADLQKNAAKKVNPRRFVDTGLFRLVRCPNYFGEMTFWTGVFISGVCIYQNPVQWISAILGYAGIIYVMFGGARRLEIRQDKNYGSDPEYQKYKAKTPIMIPFIPLYSVKEHKWLVA; via the coding sequence ATGGCTTTGAAATTCCTGATACTTCTGCTTCTGGCCCTGATCGCCAGTTCCTGCGGTTTCAAGAAATACGTCTACTTTATTTCCATCGGATACGGTGCGGCCGTCGCCCTGATCGGAGCTGGCCTTCTGGTCATGTTCCGGGACGGGCTTACCATCGGAACAATCCTGCAGTCCGCTCTTTTCATCGCCTATGGCTGCCGCCTCGCCGGATATCTCACATTCAGGGAAGTGAAGACAAACTACAATCGGCGAATGAAAGGGGAAATCAAATCCGGCAAGGACATCTCTCTTGGAGGCAAGCTTGGCATCTGGATTTCAGCCGCCTGCCTTTATGTTCTGGAAACGTCACCGGTTCTGTACCGGCTGATGAACGGGAGCGGAACAGACGTACTCTGCATCGTCGGCTTTTGCATCTCTCTTGCGGGGCTTGTGCTGGAGACCACCGCTGATCTTCAGAAAAATGCAGCCAAAAAGGTCAACCCTCGCCGTTTTGTCGACACAGGTCTTTTCCGCCTTGTCCGCTGCCCGAACTATTTTGGCGAGATGACGTTCTGGACCGGAGTGTTCATCTCCGGCGTCTGCATTTATCAGAATCCCGTGCAGTGGATTTCGGCCATTCTGGGTTATGCCGGCATCATCTATGTCATGTTCGGCGGTGCGCGCCGGCTTGAAATCCGGCAGGACAAAAATTACGGATCGGATCCGGAATATCAGAAGTACAAGGCGAAGACGCCCATCATGATCCCCTTTATCCCTCTTTACTCGGTGAAGGAGCACAAATGGCTCGTCGCATAA
- a CDS encoding acyl-CoA thioester hydrolase/BAAT C-terminal domain-containing protein has translation MELLLFCLLFTGMEAGNMKSIHMELETDGFEGWFFSSGDSDRCVITLVDSEGNNIVNKALARWFGKHGCCSLGLGKWQDHAQRDGLHEWPLEYFEKAIDWLKNKGSEKIGVYGISFGGNMALMAASLYSDITFTVVCEAIDIVMEGFEEGKKEGMSEWCCGKSTFTFRGEALPYLPYGLTEHQYYDRIVKSCKKHHELRSRELFQHAEKQEVPENCFIPIERIHGRLLVIAAADDSMWESDKYARRMEQRLASLPHPSEAKAVIYPYGTHLLLPYSAGRIGPFDIAALAVKLFRSGRKNGKGCKEARKRLDTLLADEIRKW, from the coding sequence TTGGAGCTGCTTTTATTTTGTCTTCTGTTTACAGGAATGGAGGCAGGCAATATGAAATCAATCCATATGGAATTGGAAACAGATGGTTTTGAAGGTTGGTTTTTCTCATCTGGGGATTCTGATCGCTGTGTTATCACACTGGTTGATTCAGAGGGAAATAATATCGTGAACAAAGCCCTCGCCAGGTGGTTTGGCAAACATGGCTGCTGTTCTCTCGGTCTCGGAAAATGGCAGGATCATGCGCAACGTGACGGCCTGCACGAATGGCCGCTCGAATATTTTGAGAAAGCGATTGATTGGTTAAAGAATAAAGGAAGTGAAAAAATCGGTGTTTATGGAATTTCCTTTGGCGGCAATATGGCATTGATGGCTGCTTCCTTATATTCTGATATTACGTTCACCGTTGTCTGTGAAGCAATTGATATCGTCATGGAAGGCTTCGAAGAAGGGAAAAAGGAAGGCATGAGTGAATGGTGCTGCGGCAAATCCACATTTACTTTCCGGGGAGAGGCCTTGCCATACCTGCCCTACGGGCTTACAGAACATCAGTATTATGACAGGATTGTGAAAAGCTGTAAGAAGCACCATGAACTGCGCTCCAGAGAGTTATTTCAGCATGCGGAAAAACAGGAGGTTCCGGAGAATTGTTTTATCCCAATTGAACGAATTCACGGCAGATTGCTTGTCATTGCGGCAGCAGATGATTCCATGTGGGAATCGGACAAATATGCCAGGCGCATGGAGCAAAGACTTGCATCTCTTCCCCATCCATCTGAAGCCAAAGCTGTGATCTATCCATATGGCACCCACCTGCTGCTTCCGTACAGCGCCGGGAGAATCGGCCCTTTTGATATCGCTGCCCTCGCTGTTAAACTGTTCCGCTCAGGCAGAAAGAATGGCAAAGGATGCAAAGAAGCCAGAAAGCGGCTTGACACTCTGTTAGCGGATGAAATCAGAAAGTGGTAA
- a CDS encoding Rrf2 family transcriptional regulator produces the protein MDTKLSSAIHALILISESETPMNSDQIAASVGTNPSYIRKLTTRLSKAGIIEGHPGVSGFHLLQKPEQISLFAVYRAVMETDSLHLFDLHQNPNDTCIVGHNIRPVLGRMFRDMEMDIENRLQSMTLADCITDMGRYIVEHSKEESEEKIK, from the coding sequence ATGGACACCAAACTTTCATCCGCGATCCATGCACTGATCCTGATCTCGGAATCTGAAACGCCGATGAATTCGGACCAGATCGCAGCGAGTGTCGGGACCAATCCTAGTTATATAAGAAAGTTGACGACGAGGCTCAGCAAGGCTGGAATCATTGAAGGGCATCCTGGAGTCAGTGGCTTTCATCTTTTGCAGAAACCGGAGCAGATCTCTCTGTTCGCTGTGTACAGGGCGGTAATGGAAACAGATTCACTTCATTTGTTTGATCTTCATCAGAATCCCAATGATACATGCATTGTCGGGCACAACATCCGTCCGGTTCTGGGCAGAATGTTCCGGGACATGGAGATGGATATAGAGAACCGGCTGCAGAGCATGACGCTTGCGGACTGCATTACGGACATGGGCAGATACATTGTGGAGCACAGCAAGGAAGAATCGGAGGAAAAGATAAAATGA
- a CDS encoding HNH endonuclease: protein MHANDDRQTAAQRGYDAKWQKARKRFLAVHPLCQNCLKHGRYVKATVVDHKVPHRGDPKLFWDESNWQALCKKCHDEKTGRYDSHPEYRY, encoded by the coding sequence TTGCATGCGAACGATGACAGGCAGACGGCAGCACAGCGCGGATATGACGCGAAGTGGCAGAAGGCAAGGAAGAGATTCCTGGCCGTTCATCCGCTCTGTCAGAACTGCCTGAAGCACGGCCGGTATGTGAAGGCGACCGTGGTCGATCACAAGGTTCCGCATCGTGGGGATCCGAAGCTGTTCTGGGACGAGTCGAACTGGCAGGCACTCTGCAAGAAATGCCACGACGAGAAGACGGGCAGATACGACAGTCACCCCGAATATCGTTACTGA
- a CDS encoding DUF2200 family protein, producing MLKYRKESCRTDIELHDIHKSDAVRQQLMEGVASDVTILSNASALLYQTLPKLNWAGFYIASGDELMLGPFQGKTACIRNQLERDVSYRTFLDEAPSWNPDSRYITGKICGVKIEEIEDPTMRRIRCLDKVIDELAKGRPLEKIMNRRP from the coding sequence GTGCTGAAGTATAGAAAGGAATCCTGTCGGACGGATATAGAACTTCACGACATTCATAAGAGTGATGCAGTCCGGCAGCAGCTGATGGAAGGCGTCGCTTCGGATGTGACGATCCTCTCCAATGCGTCTGCGCTTCTGTATCAGACACTGCCGAAGCTCAACTGGGCCGGTTTCTATATAGCCAGTGGAGACGAGCTGATGCTCGGGCCGTTCCAGGGAAAAACGGCCTGTATCCGGAATCAGCTGGAACGGGACGTGAGCTACAGGACGTTTCTGGATGAAGCTCCTTCATGGAATCCGGACAGCCGGTATATTACCGGAAAGATCTGCGGTGTGAAGATTGAGGAGATTGAGGACCCGACGATGCGGAGGATCCGCTGCCTTGATAAGGTCATCGACGAACTTGCCAAAGGCAGACCGCTTGAGAAGATCATGAACAGAAGACCGTGA
- the istA gene encoding IS21 family transposase codes for MLTMSQINDIRDLSRKGYGISKISSLTGKDRKTIRKYLEQDDFSPEPPVAKSRTSIVTPYIDIITEWLEEDQKHWSKQRHTAKRIHERLQEEYGFTGSYDSVQKFVHRIRTDIQTKGTQELVWEPGCAQVDFGEADFNEDTECVRRKYLTVSFPFSNDGYNQVFRGETAECVCQGLQDIFNYIGGVPSLLVFDNATGVGRRVMDKIHETELFARFRAHYGFRIRFCNPHAGYEKGNVENKVGTSRRNLFVPVPTYHDIEEFNRGLLGQHAKKAAEAHYKKGTTISELFEEDKKHFLPLPAKPFNVCRYETCKADGYGKICLDGRHFYSTKPENHNQKVMVGIRAHYIDILEPNGGLLVRHRRQYGEKRTDLTDYSTSLEMLSKNIGAWPNSGFRKDAPELIREYVDSQPRAGRKSCIRMLSSLSKQYGYEAAVNALELAIKGNSVNKSDTAILAARITGYGIDTPPEPGPSLVVYDQAFLPNQATDKEAAS; via the coding sequence ATGCTGACTATGTCCCAAATCAATGATATCAGAGATTTGAGCCGAAAGGGATATGGGATTTCCAAAATATCATCCCTCACAGGAAAGGATCGCAAGACGATCCGTAAATACCTTGAACAAGACGACTTCTCACCGGAGCCGCCTGTGGCGAAATCCAGAACATCCATCGTCACGCCGTACATTGATATCATCACGGAATGGCTTGAGGAGGACCAGAAACACTGGTCCAAGCAGCGGCATACTGCCAAGCGCATCCACGAACGCCTGCAGGAGGAATACGGTTTTACCGGAAGCTATGATTCTGTCCAGAAATTCGTGCACAGAATCCGGACCGATATCCAAACCAAAGGAACACAAGAACTCGTCTGGGAGCCCGGCTGCGCACAGGTTGACTTCGGAGAGGCGGATTTCAATGAGGATACCGAATGCGTCCGCCGGAAATACCTTACCGTATCCTTCCCATTCAGCAACGACGGATATAACCAGGTATTTCGGGGCGAAACTGCCGAATGCGTCTGCCAGGGGCTTCAGGATATCTTCAACTACATTGGGGGTGTCCCTTCGCTTCTTGTGTTCGACAACGCAACCGGCGTTGGCCGCAGGGTCATGGATAAGATCCATGAGACCGAGCTGTTTGCCCGGTTCCGTGCCCATTACGGGTTCCGTATCCGGTTCTGCAATCCGCATGCCGGATACGAGAAGGGCAACGTCGAGAATAAAGTAGGTACAAGCCGGCGGAACCTGTTTGTTCCTGTTCCCACATACCACGACATCGAAGAGTTCAACCGCGGCCTTCTTGGCCAGCATGCAAAGAAAGCGGCAGAAGCCCACTATAAGAAGGGCACTACGATATCAGAGCTCTTTGAAGAAGATAAGAAGCATTTCCTCCCGCTTCCGGCAAAACCGTTCAATGTATGCCGGTATGAGACCTGCAAGGCCGACGGATATGGAAAGATCTGCCTTGATGGCAGACATTTTTACTCCACCAAGCCCGAAAACCACAACCAGAAGGTCATGGTCGGCATCCGCGCCCATTACATAGACATCCTGGAACCAAACGGCGGTCTTCTGGTCCGCCACAGGCGTCAATATGGGGAAAAACGTACCGATCTTACGGATTACAGTACATCGCTTGAGATGCTCTCAAAGAATATCGGTGCCTGGCCGAACAGCGGATTTCGGAAGGACGCACCGGAACTGATCCGGGAGTACGTTGACAGCCAGCCCCGTGCAGGGCGCAAATCCTGTATCCGGATGCTAAGCAGCCTGTCAAAACAGTACGGCTATGAGGCAGCTGTAAACGCGCTGGAGCTCGCCATCAAAGGCAACAGTGTCAACAAGTCGGATACCGCCATTCTCGCGGCGCGTATCACCGGATACGGCATTGATACTCCGCCGGAACCCGGCCCGTCACTTGTTGTTTATGACCAGGCCTTTCTGCCCAACCAGGCCACAGACAAGGAGGCGGCATCATGA
- a CDS encoding class I SAM-dependent methyltransferase, which translates to MSRKDEIKSAYKDLGKAHSFYDGQMLGTTCIGRWMLRHVWRMTKEDALEYEARSFEAIPAGFSGRLLEVPVGTGVISIPVFKTLRNADITCLDYSEKMMAAAKQRAETMRIINITFQQGDVGALPFPDESFDVVVSLNGFHAFPDKEAAYREMYRVLKPGGIFTGCFYVEQANRHTDNMIRRFYIRAGFFTPPFETVNSLQKRLSGMYSEAKVSHVQSIAVFQCRK; encoded by the coding sequence ATGAGCAGGAAAGATGAAATCAAATCAGCCTATAAGGATTTAGGAAAAGCGCACAGCTTTTATGACGGACAGATGCTTGGGACTACCTGTATTGGAAGATGGATGCTGAGGCATGTCTGGAGGATGACAAAAGAGGATGCTCTGGAGTATGAGGCCAGGTCTTTTGAAGCGATCCCCGCCGGCTTTTCGGGCAGGCTTCTCGAGGTGCCGGTAGGTACAGGCGTTATTTCCATACCGGTTTTCAAAACACTGCGGAATGCCGATATAACCTGCCTGGATTATTCTGAGAAGATGATGGCGGCGGCAAAACAGCGGGCAGAGACAATGCGGATTATCAACATAACATTTCAACAGGGAGATGTCGGGGCACTGCCGTTTCCGGATGAATCCTTTGACGTGGTTGTATCGTTAAACGGCTTTCATGCCTTCCCGGATAAAGAGGCGGCTTACAGGGAAATGTATCGCGTCCTGAAGCCCGGCGGCATCTTTACGGGGTGCTTTTATGTTGAGCAGGCGAACAGGCATACGGACAACATGATCCGTCGCTTTTATATCCGAGCCGGATTTTTTACACCGCCATTTGAAACAGTAAACAGCCTTCAGAAGAGGCTTTCCGGAATGTACAGTGAAGCTAAGGTAAGTCATGTGCAAAGCATTGCTGTCTTTCAGTGCAGGAAATAA